One region of Brachybacterium saurashtrense genomic DNA includes:
- a CDS encoding fumarylacetoacetate hydrolase family protein produces the protein MELRRLGPAGQERPAVIADGVTHRLDPLTRDIDGDFLAAGGIARTRAALDAGELPVWEGAEEERVGAPIARPPAVLCIGQNYAAHAAESGAAPPEVPILFHKHPNTVIGPQDEVEIPPGASTVDWEVELGVVIGAEAAYLLDEQAALDVIAGYVTSHDLSERDFQLAESGGQWSKGKNARGFNPLGPSLVPADEVDPQALRLWSSVNGEARQDSTTADMIFTVARIVHHLSQYMVLSPGDLVNTGTPQGVALSGRFPYLAAGDVVEIGIDGLGAQRTRFVAAGVPGTR, from the coding sequence GTGGAACTGCGACGTCTCGGCCCGGCGGGCCAGGAGCGACCGGCGGTGATCGCCGACGGGGTGACCCACCGGCTCGACCCCCTCACCCGCGACATCGACGGCGACTTCCTCGCCGCGGGCGGGATCGCGCGCACCCGCGCCGCGCTGGACGCCGGCGAGCTGCCCGTCTGGGAGGGCGCCGAGGAGGAGCGCGTCGGCGCCCCGATCGCGCGGCCCCCCGCGGTGCTGTGCATCGGCCAGAACTATGCGGCCCACGCCGCGGAGTCCGGGGCCGCCCCGCCCGAGGTACCGATCCTGTTCCACAAGCACCCCAACACCGTGATCGGCCCGCAGGACGAGGTGGAGATCCCGCCGGGGGCTTCGACGGTGGACTGGGAGGTGGAGCTCGGCGTGGTGATCGGCGCCGAGGCCGCGTACCTCCTCGATGAGCAGGCGGCGCTGGACGTGATCGCCGGCTACGTGACCAGCCACGACCTCTCCGAACGGGACTTCCAGCTGGCCGAGTCCGGCGGGCAGTGGTCCAAGGGCAAGAACGCGCGCGGCTTCAATCCGCTGGGCCCCTCGCTGGTCCCGGCCGACGAGGTGGACCCGCAGGCGCTGCGCCTGTGGTCCAGCGTGAACGGCGAGGCCCGCCAGGACTCCACCACGGCCGACATGATCTTCACCGTCGCCCGGATCGTGCACCACCTCAGCCAGTACATGGTGCTCTCGCCCGGCGACCTCGTGAACACCGGCACCCCGCAGGGCGTGGCGCTCTCCGGCCGCTTCCCGTACCTCGCCGCGGGGGACGTGGTGGAGATCGGCATCGACGGGCTCGGCGCCCAGCGCACCCGGTTCGTGGCGGCCGGGGTGCCGGGGACCCGATGA
- a CDS encoding NAD(P)-dependent oxidoreductase, which produces MTPAPAVAWIGLGAIGTPMARAAALAGHPVTAFDLNPAARDAVADVAVPAASAREAVRGADVVVVMVATPAQLESVLHGEGGIASELTAQTTLLVMSTVGPAAIEQTVASLEGITAHVVDAPVSGGAARAAQGDLLVMVGGAEEDVTTVRPLLDALASNAPVVGPRPGDGQRFKVVNQLLCGVHIAAAGEALALADAMGLDLGQVHEVLGTGAAASFMFGDRGQRMVDGAFDDVRSALTIFVKDMGLVAEAAAEVSQDVPLAASAQEVYQRGSALGWDRRDDSIVYKVLRGETD; this is translated from the coding sequence ATGACCCCCGCCCCCGCCGTCGCCTGGATCGGACTCGGCGCCATCGGCACCCCGATGGCGCGCGCCGCCGCGCTCGCCGGCCACCCCGTCACCGCCTTCGACCTGAACCCCGCCGCACGCGACGCCGTGGCGGACGTCGCCGTCCCCGCGGCCTCCGCCCGCGAGGCCGTGCGCGGCGCCGACGTGGTGGTGGTGATGGTGGCGACCCCCGCCCAGCTGGAGTCCGTGCTGCACGGCGAGGGCGGCATCGCCTCCGAGCTCACGGCGCAGACCACGCTGCTGGTCATGTCCACGGTGGGCCCTGCCGCGATCGAGCAGACCGTCGCCTCCCTCGAGGGGATCACGGCGCACGTGGTCGACGCCCCGGTCTCCGGCGGCGCCGCCCGTGCCGCGCAGGGAGATCTGCTGGTCATGGTGGGCGGCGCGGAGGAGGACGTCACGACCGTGCGCCCGCTGCTGGACGCGCTCGCCTCGAACGCCCCCGTCGTCGGCCCCCGACCGGGCGACGGCCAGCGCTTCAAGGTCGTCAACCAGCTGCTGTGCGGCGTGCACATCGCCGCCGCCGGGGAGGCGCTCGCGCTCGCCGACGCGATGGGCCTGGACCTGGGCCAGGTGCACGAGGTGCTCGGCACCGGCGCCGCCGCCTCGTTCATGTTCGGCGACCGCGGCCAGCGCATGGTGGACGGCGCCTTCGACGACGTCCGCTCCGCCCTGACCATCTTCGTCAAGGACATGGGCCTGGTCGCCGAGGCCGCGGCGGAGGTGTCCCAGGACGTCCCGCTCGCGGCCTCCGCGCAGGAGGTCTACCAGCGCGGCAGCGCGCTGGGCTGGGACCGCCGGGACGACTCGATCGTCTACAAGGTGCTGCGGGGCGAGACCGACTGA
- a CDS encoding four-carbon acid sugar kinase family protein yields MPETPQHRLLVLDDDPTGSQCVAGVDIALDTDPAVAAAALEAPGSTCFVLTNTRALEEPQAVALNRRVLSGVLADPVARHGLHVVSRSDSTLRGHVIAEPVALCEELAAHGIAVDAILLVPAMLEAGRFTEGDVHYAVVGGEARRVEETDFARDATFGYHHSDLREFLEERSGGAVRASDVLSLSLEDIRTGGVPRVREVLAGARERRWVVVNATEYADMETVAQAVAELEAEGRTFLTRCGPSFVRPLAGQRGARVVGPDSIAVPAGRLGHGLVVVGSHVGLTTTQLRAVQARGTLVEHELHVPSVLDERREAHLDQLAAAVRETLGRADCVLYTSRDLVRTDDPAESLAIARSVSDAVVEVVQRVRGAKPAWVVAKGGITSHEVAAGGLGIRRAQVEGQFWPGQVSLFSAQEAPEEVLGMPYVVFPGNVGGEQALADVVDTLTAAVAAR; encoded by the coding sequence GGCTCGCAGTGCGTGGCCGGCGTGGACATCGCCCTGGACACCGATCCGGCGGTCGCCGCCGCGGCGCTCGAGGCGCCCGGCTCCACCTGCTTCGTGCTCACCAACACCCGTGCGCTGGAGGAGCCGCAGGCCGTGGCCCTGAACCGCCGCGTCCTCTCCGGCGTGCTCGCCGACCCCGTGGCCCGGCACGGGCTGCACGTCGTCTCCCGCTCCGATTCCACCTTGCGCGGGCACGTGATCGCCGAACCGGTCGCGCTGTGCGAGGAGCTGGCGGCGCACGGGATCGCGGTGGACGCGATCCTGCTGGTCCCGGCGATGCTCGAGGCGGGCCGCTTCACCGAGGGGGACGTGCACTACGCGGTCGTCGGCGGGGAGGCGCGACGGGTGGAGGAGACCGACTTCGCCCGCGACGCCACCTTCGGGTACCACCACTCCGACCTGCGCGAGTTCCTCGAGGAGCGCTCCGGCGGGGCGGTGCGCGCGAGCGACGTGCTCAGCCTCTCCCTCGAGGACATCCGCACCGGCGGCGTGCCCCGTGTGCGCGAGGTCCTCGCCGGTGCCCGCGAGCGCCGCTGGGTGGTGGTCAACGCCACCGAGTACGCGGACATGGAGACCGTCGCGCAGGCGGTGGCGGAGCTCGAGGCGGAGGGCCGCACGTTCCTCACCCGCTGCGGCCCGTCCTTCGTGCGCCCTCTGGCCGGGCAGCGCGGCGCCCGCGTGGTGGGCCCGGACTCGATCGCCGTCCCCGCCGGCCGTCTCGGCCACGGCCTGGTGGTGGTCGGCTCCCACGTGGGCCTCACCACCACGCAGCTGCGCGCGGTGCAGGCGCGCGGCACCCTCGTCGAGCACGAGCTCCACGTCCCCTCCGTGCTCGACGAGCGCCGCGAGGCCCACCTGGACCAGCTCGCCGCGGCCGTGCGCGAGACCCTGGGCCGCGCCGACTGCGTGCTCTACACCAGCCGCGACCTGGTGCGCACCGACGATCCCGCCGAGTCCCTCGCCATCGCCCGCAGCGTCTCCGACGCCGTGGTCGAGGTGGTGCAGCGGGTACGCGGCGCGAAGCCCGCCTGGGTGGTCGCCAAGGGCGGCATCACCTCCCACGAGGTCGCCGCGGGCGGGCTCGGGATCCGCCGCGCCCAGGTGGAGGGCCAGTTCTGGCCGGGCCAGGTCTCCCTCTTCTCCGCGCAGGAGGCGCCGGAGGAGGTGCTCGGCATGCCGTACGTGGTCTTCCCCGGCAACGTGGGCGGCGAGCAGGCCCTCGCCGACGTGGTCGACACCCTCACCGCGGCCGTCGCCGCCCGCTGA
- a CDS encoding SDR family NAD(P)-dependent oxidoreductase produces MATPPPSDAHATAGEFAGLCALVTGGASGLGAATAEELLARGAAVAVLDLHPEGAPEGAVALACDVADRDAVQQAVDAAAAQLGGLDIVINNAGIGAQGDAAANDDAQWAQVLDVNVTAVARVVSAALPHLRRSAHAAIVNTASIASAVGLPQRVLYSASKGAVQAMTLAMAADLVGEGIRVNAVLPGTADTPWVGQLLDAAEDPAAERAALEARQPHGRLVSAEEVAQAHCYLASPRNRSSVGVLLPIDGGVVGVRTRR; encoded by the coding sequence ATGGCCACTCCCCCTCCCTCCGATGCCCACGCGACCGCCGGCGAGTTCGCCGGGCTGTGCGCCCTGGTGACCGGCGGCGCCTCCGGCCTCGGCGCGGCCACCGCCGAGGAGCTCCTGGCGCGCGGAGCCGCGGTGGCGGTGCTGGACCTGCATCCCGAGGGCGCGCCCGAGGGCGCCGTGGCGCTGGCCTGCGACGTCGCGGACCGCGACGCGGTGCAGCAGGCGGTGGACGCCGCCGCCGCGCAGCTGGGCGGGCTCGACATCGTCATCAACAACGCCGGGATCGGCGCGCAGGGCGATGCCGCCGCGAACGACGACGCGCAGTGGGCGCAGGTGCTGGACGTGAACGTCACCGCGGTGGCCCGCGTGGTGAGCGCCGCCCTGCCCCACCTGCGCCGCTCCGCGCACGCGGCGATCGTGAACACCGCCTCGATCGCCTCCGCCGTGGGGCTGCCGCAGCGGGTGCTGTACTCGGCCAGCAAGGGCGCGGTGCAGGCGATGACCCTCGCGATGGCCGCCGATCTGGTGGGCGAGGGGATCCGGGTGAACGCGGTGCTGCCCGGCACGGCCGACACGCCGTGGGTGGGCCAGCTGCTGGACGCCGCCGAGGATCCGGCGGCCGAGCGGGCCGCCCTCGAGGCGCGCCAGCCCCACGGCCGCCTGGTGAGCGCCGAGGAGGTGGCCCAGGCGCACTGCTACCTGGCCTCGCCGCGGAACCGTTCCAGCGTGGGCGTGCTGCTGCCGATCGACGGCGGCGTGGTGGGGGTGCGCACCCGCCGGTGA
- a CDS encoding enolase C-terminal domain-like protein, translated as MTTFTALDVQDVRFPTSRDLSGSDAMNPDPDYSAAYLTLRTDAPDAGTALVFTIGRGNDVQSAAIQALAPHLLGRDVEAVLADLGGLYRELVHDSQLRWLGPEKGVMTMAIGAVVNALWDLRARREGRPLWLTLAMLSPEELLDLVDLRYLEDVLPREEALEILRRGEEGKEERIAALRESGVPAYTTTPGWLGYSDEKLARLLREAREDGFEMVKLKVGADPADDERRLRIAREVMGPDYPIAVDANQRWGTAEAIGAIRALAPHDPYWIEEPTSPDDVLAHAAIREAVSPVRIATGEQGASRILFKQLLQAGAIDVLQADATRVAGLNENLAILLLAAKFDVPVCPHAGGVGLCEMVQHLAFVDAVAVAGEDPRRRIEFVDHLHEHFEVPVRIERGRYMPPEAPGGGARMHETSVAEHLFPHGPVWQEIAAADGPGPSDERAEDDGRDAAVPVPVPAAD; from the coding sequence ATGACCACCTTCACCGCCCTCGACGTCCAGGACGTCCGCTTCCCCACCAGCCGGGACCTCTCCGGCTCCGATGCGATGAACCCGGACCCGGACTACTCCGCCGCCTACCTCACCCTGCGCACCGACGCCCCGGACGCCGGCACGGCACTGGTGTTCACCATCGGGCGCGGCAACGACGTGCAGAGCGCCGCGATCCAGGCGCTGGCCCCGCACCTGCTGGGGCGTGACGTCGAGGCGGTGCTGGCGGACCTCGGCGGGCTGTACCGCGAGCTGGTGCACGATTCGCAGCTGCGCTGGCTGGGGCCCGAGAAGGGCGTGATGACCATGGCGATCGGCGCCGTGGTCAACGCCCTGTGGGATCTGCGCGCCCGCCGCGAGGGCCGGCCGCTGTGGCTCACGCTGGCGATGCTGAGCCCCGAGGAGCTGCTGGACCTGGTGGACCTGCGCTACCTCGAGGACGTGCTACCCCGCGAGGAGGCGCTCGAGATCCTCCGCCGCGGCGAGGAGGGCAAGGAGGAGCGGATCGCGGCGCTGCGCGAGAGCGGCGTGCCCGCTTACACCACCACCCCCGGCTGGCTGGGCTACAGCGACGAGAAGCTCGCGCGCTTGCTGCGCGAGGCGCGCGAGGACGGCTTCGAGATGGTGAAGCTCAAGGTGGGTGCCGATCCGGCCGACGACGAGCGCCGCCTGCGCATCGCCCGCGAGGTCATGGGCCCGGACTACCCGATCGCCGTGGATGCGAATCAGCGCTGGGGCACCGCCGAGGCGATCGGCGCGATCCGGGCGCTGGCCCCGCACGATCCGTACTGGATCGAAGAGCCCACCAGCCCCGACGACGTCCTCGCCCACGCCGCGATCCGCGAGGCGGTCTCCCCGGTGCGCATCGCCACCGGCGAGCAGGGCGCCAGCCGGATCCTGTTCAAGCAGCTGCTGCAGGCCGGTGCGATCGACGTGCTGCAGGCCGACGCCACCCGCGTGGCGGGCCTCAACGAGAACCTCGCGATCCTCCTGCTCGCGGCGAAGTTCGACGTGCCCGTGTGCCCGCACGCCGGCGGCGTGGGACTGTGCGAGATGGTCCAGCACCTCGCCTTCGTCGACGCGGTCGCGGTGGCGGGGGAGGATCCCCGGCGTCGGATCGAGTTCGTGGACCACCTCCACGAGCACTTCGAGGTGCCGGTGCGGATCGAGCGCGGCCGTTACATGCCGCCCGAGGCCCCGGGCGGCGGCGCCCGCATGCACGAGACCTCCGTGGCCGAGCACCTGTTC